AAAAACAACCATCTAAAAATCGAAGAACAATGAACATACTGAACAACAGAAACAAGAGAACATCAATATTCAAGGCAGTGGCGTTATGCCTGATAGCCGCCATGTCATTCACCCTCGTGTCATGTGACGATGACATGGACATCCAGCAGTCCTATCCCTTCACGGTGGAGGTCATGCCCGTGCCGAACAAGGTAGTAAAGGGGCAGACAGTGGAAATCCGCTGTGAACTGAAAAAGGAGGGCGACTTTTCGGGTACGCTCTATACCATCCGCTATTTCCAGTTCGAGGGGGAAGGCTCGCTCAAAATGGATAACGGCATCACCTTCCTGCCTAACGACCGCTACCTGCTGGAGAACGAAAAATTCCGCCTGTACTACACGGCGGCGGGTGATGAGGCGCATAATTTCATCGTGGTGGTGGAGGATAACTTTAGCAACTCCTACGAACTGGAATTTGACTTCAACAACAGGAATGTAAAGGACGACGATCTTACCATCGTTCCCATCGGCAACTTCAGCCCCTTGTTGAAATGATGCGTGTATTCATGACAATGCTCTGTTCACTTCTGACGGTCTGTTCTGTGTCCGCGCAGATCAGCCGCCAAGAGGGAACGGACGGGCAGGCGGCAATCTACCGACTGCCGCTTATGGAACGTGCTTTTTTATGCTGCCGCTACTTTGAAGGCTGGCACTCAGAAAAACACTACCCATACGTCGGTTGGGGTCACAAACTTTTGCCAAACGAGAAGTATTCGGCACGAACCATGACAAAACGGGATGCGGATGAACTTTTGCGGAAAGACCTGCGCAAATTTGTCGCCATGTTCCGTAAATTCGGGGTTGATTCGATTTTGCTTGGCACGTTAGCTTACAATGTGGGACCGGCGAAGCTGTTAGGCAGCAAAACAATCCCCAAAAGCACCTTAATCAAGAAGCTGGAAGCTGGTGACAGGAACATCTACCGTGAGTATATAGCCTTCTGCAACTACAAAGGAAAACGCCACGCCATGCTGCTCAAACGGAGAAAGGCGGAGTTTGCGCTGTTGTATATCCCATAAAAGGACTGACAAAACTGGCAAAAGACGTGCCATATTTAACTTGGCACGTCTTTTGCTCTATCACTTGATAGATTATCGTAGGATTTTCTCGTTAATTGACATCGTTGAGCCATTTTTGCCTATCGGTTTCCAAATAACACTTCAAGTTGTAAGTGTTGTGAGAGCAATACAAAACATAGTTATTAACCATAAAAAGTATAGCGAAATTATGAAGAAAGTATTTAGGAAAATTCAGAAAGGAACAACAAAAATGATTGAACGTATCAAATCGTTGGGGGAAATGGAGACGAAGCAGAAATGTGTAGTTCAACGGTTCGAGATTATCATTCCCCTCCACCAAAAAATAACGACCCAATATATAGCCTCCGCAAGTTTTACTTGCGGATTTTTTAGTTATCGCAGATTGGACAAAGGTTTCTTTGCTACTTTCTTTGTCCGCCATCATGCTCACTGAAAGAAAGTAGGGCGGCTCTCGCCGCCCCGCCACTCAAAAGCGTGTGTAAAGTCCCGTCACCATCGTGAACATTTCCTCCAGCATATCAAAATAGATACCCTCGTGTACGGCAATGTCCTTTGTCTTGCACTCAAAGGTCTTTTTGCTGAACGTCCTGCGGTAGAAGCGCATATTGTAGAGGTCTGCCCCTTCGTCATAGATGATGTCAAGGCGGTTGGCACTTGTTTTGTTCCTTGCAAGGCTCATCCGTAAGCCGTTGCCCATATCTATGAAATCACGGCTACCTGTCATGGCGGTGAAGCGTTTTCCGCCTATCTGCTGTAATATCGTCTTGGCTATCATATCTTTTGTTTTTAGGGTTTTAAGTATTGGCGGTGCGGACACCGCCATCCCGTTCAAAATTCTCGCATTTCGGAAATGGGGGTCTGCCGTTGTAGCCACTCTTTCACACATTCCATATTGTACTCGCTCGTGATG
This Alistipes onderdonkii DNA region includes the following protein-coding sequences:
- a CDS encoding DUF3872 domain-containing protein, whose amino-acid sequence is MNILNNRNKRTSIFKAVALCLIAAMSFTLVSCDDDMDIQQSYPFTVEVMPVPNKVVKGQTVEIRCELKKEGDFSGTLYTIRYFQFEGEGSLKMDNGITFLPNDRYLLENEKFRLYYTAAGDEAHNFIVVVEDNFSNSYELEFDFNNRNVKDDDLTIVPIGNFSPLLK
- a CDS encoding glycoside hydrolase family protein gives rise to the protein MMRVFMTMLCSLLTVCSVSAQISRQEGTDGQAAIYRLPLMERAFLCCRYFEGWHSEKHYPYVGWGHKLLPNEKYSARTMTKRDADELLRKDLRKFVAMFRKFGVDSILLGTLAYNVGPAKLLGSKTIPKSTLIKKLEAGDRNIYREYIAFCNYKGKRHAMLLKRRKAEFALLYIP